One genomic region from Sphingomonas paeninsulae encodes:
- a CDS encoding DUF808 domain-containing protein, translating to MAGGLIALLDDIAALTKLAAASLDDVTAAAGRAGIKAAGVVIDDTAVTPRYVTGLSPDRELPIIGKIAIGSLRNKLLILLPAALALSALAPWAITPILMLGGAYLCFEGTEKVFEAIAGTAHGSEVEDIADPKELEDRQIGGAVRTDLILSAEIMAIALADLPELSLVMQGIVLAVVGVAITVGVYGVVALIVKMDDIGLHLSQRQLAPVRAVGRGLVKAMPMLLQTLSAIGIAAMIWVGGGIILHGLETFGMGALAQWVHGMAEGAESFVPSAPGLAKWLVSAAGSAVIGLIVGGIIVAAMHLIPKRTLQV from the coding sequence ATGGCCGGCGGACTTATTGCTTTGCTGGACGACATTGCCGCGCTGACAAAGCTGGCCGCGGCGTCGCTCGACGATGTTACCGCGGCAGCAGGGCGCGCCGGAATCAAGGCGGCGGGCGTGGTGATCGACGATACTGCTGTGACCCCCCGTTATGTCACAGGCCTGTCACCCGACCGCGAACTGCCGATTATTGGAAAGATCGCTATCGGATCGCTTCGGAACAAGCTGCTGATCCTGCTTCCGGCGGCTCTCGCTCTAAGTGCGCTGGCACCTTGGGCAATCACACCGATCCTGATGCTCGGCGGTGCTTATTTGTGTTTTGAAGGAACCGAAAAGGTTTTTGAAGCGATTGCGGGCACTGCCCACGGTAGCGAAGTTGAAGACATCGCCGATCCCAAGGAACTGGAAGACCGACAAATCGGCGGAGCGGTCCGGACCGACCTGATCCTTTCGGCGGAAATCATGGCGATTGCGCTGGCGGATCTGCCTGAACTTTCGCTTGTCATGCAGGGCATCGTACTTGCCGTTGTGGGCGTAGCAATTACCGTCGGGGTTTATGGCGTTGTTGCCTTGATTGTGAAGATGGATGACATCGGACTGCACCTGTCACAGCGGCAGCTCGCACCCGTCCGCGCTGTCGGGCGCGGACTGGTCAAGGCTATGCCTATGCTGCTTCAAACACTTTCGGCTATCGGTATTGCCGCGATGATCTGGGTTGGCGGAGGAATTATTCTTCACGGACTGGAGACGTTCGGAATGGGTGCCCTCGCGCAATGGGTCCACGGAATGGCAGAAGGTGCAGAAAGCTTCGTCCCATCTGCGCCAGGGTTGGCCAAGTGGCTGGTAAGTGCAGCAGGGTCGGCTGTCATCGGACTAATCGTGGGGGGAATAATCGTCGCTGCGATGCATTTGATTCCTAAGCGAACATTGCAGGTTTAA
- the ruvX gene encoding Holliday junction resolvase RuvX produces the protein MTVTTDTASFTASLPGAGRLLALDVGTKTIGTALCDSQWIIASPATLINRAKFTADLAAIQKIVTAQSVKGIVIGLPLNLDGTDSPRTQSTRAFARNLEVLGLPILLWDERWSTAAVERQMIAADITRAKRATRIDSAAAAYILQGAIDRLASS, from the coding sequence GTGACTGTCACCACCGACACCGCAAGCTTCACCGCCTCCCTGCCCGGAGCGGGGCGCCTCCTCGCGCTTGACGTTGGGACCAAAACCATAGGGACCGCTCTGTGCGACTCCCAGTGGATCATCGCCAGCCCGGCCACGCTGATTAATCGCGCAAAATTCACAGCCGACCTCGCCGCGATCCAGAAGATCGTCACCGCGCAGTCCGTAAAAGGCATCGTCATCGGCCTTCCCCTCAACCTCGACGGCACCGACTCTCCGCGTACCCAGTCCACCCGAGCGTTCGCGCGAAATCTGGAAGTTCTTGGCCTGCCGATTCTGTTGTGGGACGAGCGTTGGTCGACCGCTGCCGTTGAACGCCAGATGATTGCCGCTGATATCACCCGCGCCAAACGCGCCACCCGCATCGATAGCGCTGCCGCTGCTTACATATTGCAGGGTGCCATCGATCGCCTTGCGAGCAGTTAA
- a CDS encoding DUF3089 domain-containing protein, whose amino-acid sequence MARKFLYVIAFLIVLAVAGALAYRMFGPQLMRIAMVPSAEFIEQKPMPASAWADKKMWFARPDIPGNPALWTPDGYKADTAKGDAAVFFIHPTSYLDRFAWNAPLDDAEANDRALLFIRGQASAFNGVGEIWAPRYRQATFGAFLTGQKESQLALNAAYADVNTAWDAFVASIPADKPIILAAHSQGSVHLLRLLRERIAGQSIAKRIAAAYVVGWPVSMTADVPTLGLPACATADQSSCVLSWQSFAEPADMTQVQTAYDVSTGPTGVKRRGTKILCTNPITGTPGSAAPASANKGTIVPSLDMKTGTFEVGAVPARCSPTGFLLIGPAPEGIGTYVLPGNNYHVFDYSLFWADIRADAARRLATFEGRK is encoded by the coding sequence TTGGCCCGCAAGTTTCTCTACGTCATCGCTTTCCTGATCGTCCTCGCAGTCGCCGGAGCGCTCGCTTATCGTATGTTCGGCCCGCAGCTTATGCGGATCGCAATGGTGCCGAGTGCCGAGTTCATCGAACAAAAACCGATGCCCGCCAGCGCATGGGCCGACAAAAAGATGTGGTTCGCGCGGCCCGACATCCCCGGAAACCCAGCCTTATGGACTCCCGATGGTTATAAAGCGGACACGGCCAAAGGCGATGCTGCAGTATTCTTCATCCACCCGACCAGCTACCTCGACCGCTTTGCATGGAACGCGCCACTGGACGACGCCGAAGCCAATGACCGCGCCCTGCTATTCATTCGAGGACAGGCGTCAGCATTTAACGGGGTCGGTGAAATCTGGGCTCCCCGCTATCGTCAGGCCACGTTCGGCGCATTTCTGACCGGTCAGAAAGAATCGCAATTGGCGCTCAACGCCGCCTATGCCGACGTGAACACGGCATGGGATGCGTTCGTTGCGAGTATCCCTGCCGACAAACCAATCATCCTCGCTGCGCATAGCCAGGGTTCGGTGCACCTCCTCCGCCTGCTTCGCGAACGCATCGCGGGACAATCAATCGCAAAGCGCATCGCCGCCGCCTATGTCGTTGGCTGGCCAGTATCGATGACCGCCGACGTTCCCACCCTCGGCTTGCCCGCCTGCGCCACCGCTGATCAATCAAGCTGCGTCCTGTCATGGCAGAGCTTTGCCGAGCCCGCCGATATGACGCAGGTCCAGACCGCTTACGACGTCAGCACCGGACCCACGGGCGTCAAGCGACGTGGCACCAAGATACTTTGCACCAATCCGATCACCGGAACCCCCGGTTCCGCCGCTCCAGCTAGCGCCAACAAGGGCACGATTGTTCCAAGCCTCGATATGAAAACTGGCACATTCGAAGTTGGAGCAGTTCCCGCGCGCTGTTCACCGACGGGTTTTCTGCTGATCGGCCCCGCGCCTGAAGGGATCGGCACCTATGTGCTGCCGGGCAACAACTATCACGTATTCGATTACAGCCTATTCTGGGCCGACATCCGAGCAGACGCGGCGCGAAGGCTGGCGACATTTGAAGGCCGGAAGTGA
- the gatC gene encoding Asp-tRNA(Asn)/Glu-tRNA(Gln) amidotransferase subunit GatC, with the protein MSVDSATVRKIASLARIAMRDDEVEAMVPELNNIIGWIEQLGEVDVTGIEPMTAVIANTLRWRDDVVNADPQTGGNIRTKILANAPAPEHGFFGVPKVIE; encoded by the coding sequence ATGTCAGTCGATAGCGCAACCGTCCGCAAGATCGCTTCACTCGCCCGTATCGCCATGCGCGATGACGAGGTGGAGGCGATGGTCCCCGAACTCAACAACATCATCGGATGGATAGAACAACTGGGCGAGGTTGATGTCACCGGTATCGAACCGATGACCGCAGTGATCGCCAATACGCTGCGGTGGCGCGACGATGTGGTCAACGCCGATCCGCAAACCGGGGGCAACATCCGCACCAAGATTCTGGCCAATGCACCCGCACCCGAACACGGGTTTTTCGGTGTGCC